One genomic segment of Nocardioides cavernaquae includes these proteins:
- a CDS encoding alpha-E domain-containing protein, whose product MLSRIAESLFWIGRYVERAEDTARILDVQLQLMLEDSSIDEDTTCRTLLSIMGVEAADDKPVTSRAVLDLLAYDVNSSASIAATLAAARESARRARETLSEPLWEAINTTWRAIPSGRFRTLRPPTVFGWVRDRAALVNGTADATMTRDEGWQFLVLGRSIERADMTARLVATAALASSGSVTAWTSTLRACGGYEAFLRTYRGLETDREAAEFLLLDRLFPRSVVHSLSRAELCLENLESGGQRAGFQNDAQRLLGRTRADLEYRALSDVVADLPAEMERLQQTCAAATEAVSRRYFAGAEATEWQGGRV is encoded by the coding sequence ATGCTGAGCCGGATCGCCGAGTCCCTGTTCTGGATCGGACGCTATGTCGAGCGAGCCGAGGACACCGCACGGATCCTCGACGTCCAGCTGCAGCTGATGCTCGAGGACTCGTCGATCGACGAGGACACGACCTGCCGCACGCTGCTGTCGATCATGGGCGTGGAGGCAGCCGACGACAAGCCGGTCACCTCCCGCGCGGTCCTCGACCTCCTCGCCTACGACGTCAACTCGTCCGCCTCGATCGCAGCGACGCTGGCCGCTGCCCGCGAGTCCGCCCGGCGGGCCCGCGAAACGCTGTCGGAACCGCTGTGGGAGGCGATCAACACCACCTGGCGCGCCATCCCGTCCGGCCGCTTCCGCACGCTGCGACCACCCACGGTCTTCGGCTGGGTCCGCGACCGTGCCGCTCTGGTCAACGGCACCGCGGACGCCACGATGACCCGCGACGAGGGTTGGCAGTTCCTGGTCCTCGGCCGGTCGATCGAGCGTGCGGACATGACCGCCCGCCTGGTCGCAACGGCCGCTCTGGCGTCCTCCGGCTCGGTGACCGCATGGACGTCGACCCTGCGTGCCTGTGGTGGCTACGAGGCCTTCCTGCGCACCTACCGCGGGCTCGAGACCGACCGTGAGGCCGCGGAGTTCCTGCTGCTCGACCGGCTCTTCCCGCGCTCGGTCGTGCACTCGCTCTCGCGCGCCGAGCTGTGCCTCGAGAACCTCGAGTCCGGAGGCCAGCGCGCCGGCTTCCAGAACGACGCGCAGCGGCTGCTCGGCCGCACCCGCGCCGATCTCGAGTACCGCGCTCTCAGCGACGTCGTCGCCGACCTGCCCGCCGAGATGGAGCGGCTCCAGCAGACCTGTGCGGCAGCCACCGAGGCGGTCAGCCGTCGCTACTTCGCCGGGGCAGAGGCGACCGAATGGCAAGGAGGGCGGGTCTGA
- a CDS encoding transglutaminase family protein, producing MQLRIVHTTGYEYDGAAKASYNEARLTPGTSAEQIVVHTRLDIAPTPWAYSYRDYFGTQVTAFEINEPHESLRVTSIATVHTNRATAAPPSLAWSEVLSPDVADAQCEYLATTDDLVAPPEELMLAVKEIASRASRPGNAAREICALVHEEITYMPGATDVLTPASVAWEQRAGVCQDLAHLVVGSLRALGIPARYVSGYLHPDKEPQAGVTVTGESHAWVEWWDAGWRGFDPTNDEPVGNRHVAIAAGRDYRDVRPLSGIYSGGVTSSMFVDVQITRLS from the coding sequence ATGCAGCTGCGCATCGTCCACACCACCGGTTACGAGTACGACGGCGCCGCCAAGGCGTCGTACAACGAGGCACGGCTGACGCCCGGCACCTCCGCCGAGCAGATCGTGGTGCACACGCGCCTCGACATCGCTCCGACTCCCTGGGCCTACAGCTACCGCGACTACTTCGGCACGCAGGTCACCGCCTTCGAGATCAACGAGCCGCACGAGTCGCTGCGGGTCACCTCGATCGCCACGGTGCACACCAACCGGGCCACCGCGGCGCCGCCGTCGCTGGCCTGGTCAGAGGTGCTCTCCCCCGACGTCGCCGACGCCCAGTGCGAGTACCTCGCCACCACCGATGACCTGGTCGCGCCGCCCGAGGAGCTGATGCTCGCGGTCAAGGAGATCGCCTCACGCGCCTCGCGCCCGGGCAACGCGGCTCGCGAGATCTGCGCGCTGGTGCACGAGGAGATCACCTACATGCCCGGAGCGACCGACGTACTCACTCCTGCGTCGGTGGCATGGGAGCAGCGTGCCGGTGTCTGCCAGGACCTGGCCCACCTCGTCGTCGGCTCACTGCGCGCGCTGGGCATCCCGGCGCGCTACGTCTCGGGCTACCTGCACCCCGACAAGGAGCCGCAGGCCGGTGTCACGGTCACGGGCGAGTCGCATGCCTGGGTCGAGTGGTGGGACGCCGGCTGGCGCGGGTTCGACCCGACCAACGACGAGCCCGTCGGCAACCGCCACGTGGCGATCGCCGCCGGACGCGACTACCGCGACGTGCGGCCGCTCTCGGGCATCTACAGCGGTGGCGTCACCTCGTCGATGTTTGTTGACGTGCAGATCACCCGTTTGTCCTGA